TTACCTCTCGTTCCAGGCCAATAATTCCGCCCATTAATCCTGCCAAAACTAAACGAATAAGTATGTGTAGATAATCGTTTGACCAAGCCATTCTAATCACTCCTTTACAAGATCTGATGAATAGCATGAGGTAGTTGGTCAAAGCTTTGTATTTTTATATCCGCTCCTATTAACTCATGATCGTCAGCAAACCCAAAGTCACAGCCAATCGTCGGTAAATTGTTTACTTTTCCTGCTTCAATATCTGAAGAACGATCTCCTACCATAACTGCACGTTCGATGCCATAATCTTTTAAAATCTTTGCTACTAAATCTACTTTTGATTTTGTTTGGTGTTCACCTGCGGTATAAATCTGGGCAAAAAGGTGATCAATATCGAAAGTATTTGCTAAATTTTTTACATAGAATTCTAATCCATTACTTGCAATAAATAGGAGATAACCCGATTCTTTTAGTACTTTTAATGTTTCTTTAACTTTTGGATATAATGAACCAAGCCCGTTTTTTACTCCCTTTAATTCATTTTCGAGCATATAACGATTCGCTTTTTCATGAGCTTCTTTTGAAAGGTTTGGTAATAACTCCTTCCATATTTTTTCTAGGGTCATACCAATAACACCAAGCATCTTTTGCTTACTAGGTAGTATAGGAATGAAATACCCATCCTTTTTTAGTTGCTCAAAAGTTTTTATAAACGAAGGGATTGCTAATTGTTCTGTCTGAAATAGTGTTCCATCAAAATCAAAAATGATTGCACGAATACCTGCCATCACGTGAACTGCCCCCTTTTATAAAAAAGCCACATTACATTTTATGTAATGTGGTTAGCTCATAATCTTCTATTTAAGATTTTACTATATTTATTCTTTATATACCATATTTTCATATTTAG
This Tepidibacillus fermentans DNA region includes the following protein-coding sequences:
- a CDS encoding HAD family hydrolase; translated protein: MAGIRAIIFDFDGTLFQTEQLAIPSFIKTFEQLKKDGYFIPILPSKQKMLGVIGMTLEKIWKELLPNLSKEAHEKANRYMLENELKGVKNGLGSLYPKVKETLKVLKESGYLLFIASNGLEFYVKNLANTFDIDHLFAQIYTAGEHQTKSKVDLVAKILKDYGIERAVMVGDRSSDIEAGKVNNLPTIGCDFGFADDHELIGADIKIQSFDQLPHAIHQIL